In Stieleria varia, one genomic interval encodes:
- a CDS encoding alpha/beta hydrolase produces the protein MPYRFLLMLCLAAIAAAPTRCQDTNEPTPPATKKPQTLDELLLFHPSKYPTGNWQPDGLLFRDVAFESGDGTKLHGWYCPCENPRAVVLIAHGNAGHVASRAPWLRYLQSNAKLSAFMFDYRGYGRSEGTPTVDGVLQDAKAARAKLCELAKVSDSEMLLMGESLGGAVVVHLAADSAPQGLIV, from the coding sequence ATGCCGTACCGTTTCCTGCTGATGCTTTGCTTGGCAGCGATCGCTGCGGCTCCGACACGATGCCAGGACACGAACGAACCCACTCCGCCGGCGACAAAAAAGCCTCAAACGCTCGACGAACTGCTTCTCTTTCACCCGTCCAAATATCCGACGGGGAATTGGCAGCCGGACGGACTGTTGTTCCGCGATGTTGCGTTTGAATCTGGCGATGGGACCAAACTGCACGGCTGGTATTGCCCCTGCGAAAATCCTCGTGCTGTCGTTCTGATCGCCCATGGCAATGCCGGTCACGTTGCATCACGCGCGCCCTGGCTGCGATACCTACAGAGCAACGCGAAGCTGTCTGCATTCATGTTCGACTATCGTGGATACGGACGCAGCGAAGGCACGCCGACGGTAGATGGAGTCTTGCAGGACGCAAAAGCGGCACGAGCGAAGCTGTGCGAATTAGCTAAGGTCTCGGACTCGGAAATGTTGCTGATGGGAGAATCACTGGGCGGCGCCGTGGTCGTTCATTTGGCCGCGGATTCGGCCCCACAAGGTTTGATCGTGTAA
- a CDS encoding FG-GAP repeat domain-containing protein, with amino-acid sequence MSEQETEKSKSSSSTRWAVVVAILIALVAIIVLNLPSTNGPNPAGGTDGMSGPLLELNQALAATENMETAQAAPLWESLRKEFPDDPSVALNAGLNAVLRVDSLTAQATDGNKTKEEQSAARGQLGAAIADARVAVDQYAKISGDEVTKVWLASRVDSHEATLVPAMSKSLRRNLFTRLIDALAGPIGDDPRAIILGGPLTELLAQVEDPDASFGPGSTKKAAAALAKLSDNHPDNLFLAMNALMTGVDVQDKKASRFVDRMAGLVESMRPTLVKYIESDGSTMESLAQRLRQAIADGKWQDSVQPKFIWRNILTPLEIMRTDRRRTMPHPLDRLSFDTLRRLSAEAAEANPLKRAEESLQFANEDLQQNANVAIPIDWDVDLDTDIATVDGDGVLTIWNNDLDSESKSTWTQSASLKLDFEPTGMIATELFMVDSSNPERLKRDGMTVADDDTKGLYAQKVRHDVIPGIVLFGKSGVRLVAIDSREKTEDAKRLTLVDGNTGLQDLSNVHAVIAGDMEGDGDVDLVVSADDGIHVFINRGTRTFFESKLPANGFDVDDPATSLAIADLDRDLDLDVVTVHAASGRVGLLENLLHLQFRTRYLDEIPASKDAHSVLVADVDGNIAWDIIIASKSESALAFGRTADVGVWNVERVETGKGFAGACSLADLDNDTFPELVGGGSVSRLGPWGIVEPTPLNIVTTSSQPTLVGDVNIDGKLDLLSAQENAVVVSTNTTPSVGHHLTVRFRGISDNAESSGRVNHYAIGSVLELRFGPHYRAQIVTSPATHFGLDGLQSASNVRIIMPNGLTQTIAEPTIDVVLEEEQSLKGSCPYLYCWDGEKFAFATDCLWAAPLGLQVAQGVVARDRPWEYLKVDGDLVQARDGQYELRITEELWEVAYIDHLELTAVDHPDDVDIWTNEKVGPASIATPTIYSFDQSQVRQVTAALDTQGNDVTDLLRESDQQFVQGFEYRLRQGLCPPHWIDMDFTGQVPPSLDDQRVYLVLRGWILPTDSSLNIQIDQNPELPRLEFPSLWVPDSSGQWQRKIESIGFPGGKTKTIVVDVTDAINTDDPRLRVRTSAQIYWDSAMLSVQSQPAEIKPQTCSLASAEVAQHGFSQKSQASPRHPEVYDYQITSSQPRWAPLRGKVTQLGDCDPLIRSWDDQMVVISGGDEIRVRFNVPPNPVPAGWKRDFVLHCVGWDKDADLNTLTGQSIGPLPMREMQSYPPTMQSQSAFDAVESLNATHLNREQSFREFWYRPTGLHDELE; translated from the coding sequence GTGTCAGAGCAAGAAACCGAAAAAAGTAAGTCGTCGTCCTCCACGCGTTGGGCGGTCGTGGTCGCCATTTTGATCGCACTGGTTGCGATTATCGTGTTGAATCTACCCTCGACGAATGGCCCCAATCCCGCTGGGGGTACCGATGGCATGTCTGGGCCATTGCTGGAGCTCAATCAAGCGCTCGCGGCGACGGAAAACATGGAAACCGCTCAAGCCGCTCCGTTGTGGGAATCGTTAAGAAAAGAGTTCCCTGACGACCCCTCGGTTGCCCTAAACGCCGGCTTGAATGCGGTTTTGCGAGTCGACTCGCTGACGGCGCAGGCAACAGACGGCAACAAAACGAAAGAAGAACAGTCGGCCGCTCGCGGGCAGTTGGGCGCGGCGATCGCAGACGCACGCGTCGCAGTGGACCAGTACGCAAAGATTTCAGGGGATGAAGTCACCAAGGTTTGGTTGGCCAGCCGCGTCGATTCGCACGAAGCCACTTTGGTACCCGCGATGAGCAAATCGTTGCGGCGAAACCTGTTTACCAGATTGATCGACGCGTTGGCCGGTCCGATCGGCGACGATCCTCGCGCGATCATCTTGGGCGGACCGCTGACAGAACTGCTCGCGCAGGTGGAAGACCCTGACGCGTCATTTGGCCCCGGTTCAACGAAAAAAGCCGCTGCCGCACTCGCAAAGTTGTCGGACAATCATCCGGACAACCTGTTCTTGGCGATGAACGCTTTGATGACCGGAGTCGATGTTCAAGACAAAAAGGCGTCACGTTTTGTCGACAGAATGGCCGGCTTGGTGGAGTCGATGCGGCCGACGTTGGTCAAGTACATTGAGTCGGATGGATCGACGATGGAATCACTCGCTCAACGGTTGCGACAAGCCATCGCGGATGGCAAGTGGCAAGACTCGGTTCAGCCAAAATTCATCTGGCGAAATATTTTGACGCCGTTGGAAATCATGCGAACTGACCGACGCAGAACCATGCCCCACCCGCTGGATCGTCTGAGTTTCGATACCCTGCGTCGGCTCAGCGCCGAAGCCGCCGAGGCTAACCCTCTGAAACGAGCCGAAGAGTCGTTGCAGTTTGCCAACGAAGACTTGCAACAAAACGCGAACGTGGCGATCCCGATCGACTGGGACGTTGACTTGGACACCGACATCGCCACAGTCGACGGAGATGGTGTATTAACCATCTGGAACAACGATCTGGACTCGGAGAGTAAATCCACGTGGACGCAATCCGCTTCTTTGAAATTGGATTTCGAACCGACAGGCATGATCGCGACCGAGTTGTTCATGGTCGACTCAAGCAATCCAGAGCGTCTGAAGCGTGACGGAATGACAGTCGCGGACGATGACACGAAAGGGCTCTATGCTCAGAAGGTGCGTCATGACGTGATCCCGGGCATTGTGCTATTCGGTAAGTCCGGTGTGCGTTTGGTCGCGATCGATTCACGGGAAAAGACCGAGGATGCAAAACGATTGACGCTGGTCGATGGCAACACTGGGTTGCAAGATTTAAGTAACGTTCACGCCGTGATCGCCGGTGACATGGAAGGCGACGGCGATGTGGACTTGGTCGTGTCGGCCGACGATGGAATTCACGTTTTCATCAATCGGGGAACACGAACGTTCTTTGAATCCAAGTTACCCGCCAACGGTTTTGATGTCGATGATCCGGCGACTTCGCTTGCCATCGCCGATTTGGACCGTGACTTGGATCTGGACGTCGTCACGGTCCACGCCGCCAGCGGTCGAGTCGGCCTGCTGGAGAACTTGCTGCACTTGCAATTCCGCACTCGCTATCTCGACGAGATCCCCGCCAGCAAGGATGCACACAGTGTTCTGGTCGCCGACGTGGATGGTAATATCGCATGGGACATCATCATCGCCAGTAAATCTGAATCGGCGCTTGCGTTTGGTCGCACGGCTGACGTTGGGGTTTGGAACGTGGAACGGGTCGAAACCGGCAAGGGGTTTGCCGGAGCGTGCTCGTTGGCCGACTTGGACAACGATACGTTTCCCGAACTCGTTGGTGGCGGTTCGGTTTCCCGTCTCGGACCCTGGGGCATCGTTGAGCCGACACCTCTGAACATCGTGACGACATCGTCGCAACCGACACTCGTAGGTGATGTGAACATCGACGGCAAACTCGACTTGCTCTCCGCACAAGAAAACGCCGTGGTCGTGTCCACCAACACGACGCCCTCGGTCGGCCACCATTTGACGGTTCGATTCAGGGGCATCTCAGACAACGCGGAATCGAGCGGTCGCGTGAATCACTACGCCATCGGTTCCGTGCTGGAATTGCGTTTCGGTCCACACTATCGCGCTCAAATCGTTACGTCACCCGCGACACATTTTGGTCTCGATGGATTGCAGTCGGCCAGCAACGTGCGGATCATCATGCCCAACGGGCTGACACAAACGATCGCCGAGCCGACGATCGACGTGGTGCTGGAGGAGGAACAATCACTGAAGGGATCGTGTCCCTATCTCTATTGCTGGGACGGTGAAAAATTTGCGTTTGCGACGGATTGTCTGTGGGCCGCGCCGCTGGGATTGCAAGTCGCCCAAGGCGTCGTCGCTCGCGATCGTCCTTGGGAATACCTCAAGGTCGATGGCGACTTGGTTCAGGCACGTGATGGACAGTACGAATTGCGGATCACGGAGGAGCTTTGGGAAGTCGCCTACATCGATCACCTGGAGCTGACTGCCGTCGATCATCCAGACGATGTCGATATTTGGACCAATGAAAAAGTAGGTCCGGCGAGCATCGCGACACCGACCATCTACAGCTTCGATCAGTCCCAAGTCCGTCAAGTCACCGCTGCGTTGGATACGCAAGGCAACGATGTCACGGATTTGCTACGCGAGAGCGATCAGCAGTTCGTCCAAGGATTCGAATATCGGTTGAGACAAGGACTCTGCCCACCGCACTGGATCGACATGGATTTCACCGGCCAAGTCCCACCGTCACTGGATGACCAACGCGTCTACCTCGTTTTGCGTGGCTGGATCTTGCCGACCGATTCGTCGTTGAATATCCAGATCGACCAAAATCCGGAACTTCCTCGGCTTGAATTTCCGTCGCTATGGGTTCCCGACTCCAGTGGTCAATGGCAGCGCAAGATCGAATCGATTGGCTTTCCCGGTGGCAAAACAAAGACGATCGTGGTGGACGTGACCGACGCGATCAATACTGATGACCCGAGATTGCGAGTGCGAACATCTGCCCAGATCTACTGGGACAGCGCCATGCTGTCCGTGCAAAGCCAGCCCGCTGAGATCAAGCCCCAGACATGCAGCCTTGCATCGGCGGAAGTTGCCCAGCACGGTTTTTCTCAGAAATCACAAGCCAGTCCGCGTCACCCAGAAGTCTACGACTACCAAATCACGTCCAGCCAACCGCGTTGGGCTCCCTTGCGCGGCAAGGTCACTCAGCTTGGCGATTGCGACCCATTGATTCGTTCTTGGGACGATCAGATGGTAGTGATCAGCGGTGGTGACGAGATTCGTGTTCGTTTCAATGTGCCCCCAAATCCGGTTCCCGCCGGGTGGAAACGAGACTTTGTGTTGCACTGTGTAGGATGGGACAAAGACGCCGACTTGAACACTCTGACCGGACAAAGTATCGGACCGTTGCCGATGCGCGAGATGCAATCGTATCCGCCGACTATGCAGAGCCAATCGGCATTCGACGCCGTTGAATCGCTTAACGCAACGCACTTGAATCGCGAGCAATCGTTCCGTGAATTCTGGTACAGGCCGACAGGGTTGCATGACGAGCTAGAATAG
- a CDS encoding alpha/beta fold hydrolase — protein MRDVADVHFPKLSWLVPQQKLNSKTQIQRYHGPLLLSHGDKDRTIPYQLGRQLYESANEPKQWVRIENAGHNDWLCEAYLRQLEGFVASIAK, from the coding sequence ATGCGTGATGTCGCCGATGTGCACTTCCCCAAGTTATCCTGGCTGGTCCCACAACAAAAACTCAACTCAAAGACTCAGATTCAACGCTATCACGGGCCACTGTTGCTCAGTCATGGAGACAAGGATCGCACGATTCCCTATCAGCTTGGCCGACAACTTTACGAGTCCGCCAACGAGCCGAAACAATGGGTCAGGATCGAGAACGCCGGCCACAATGACTGGCTTTGTGAAGCCTACTTGCGGCAACTGGAAGGCTTCGTCGCAAGTATCGCCAAGTGA